One segment of Panicum virgatum strain AP13 chromosome 1K, P.virgatum_v5, whole genome shotgun sequence DNA contains the following:
- the LOC120712882 gene encoding FCS-Like Zinc finger 2-like translates to MGGAGHGVHFLDACFLCRRPLAGNRDIFMYRGDTAFCSDECRSAQMAADEAAERKERASAKAVAHGALPAREAEGPQERSGKVRAGSILAL, encoded by the exons ATGGGGGGAGCGGGGCACGGCGTGCATTTCTTGGACGCGTGCTTCCTCTGCCGGAGGCCGCTCGCCGGCAACCGCGACATCTTCATGTACAG AGGGGACACGGCGTTCTGCAGCGACGAGTGCCGGAGCGCGCAGATGGCGGCGGACGAGGCagcggagaggaaggagagggccaGCGCCAAGGCGGTGGCGCATGGGGCCCTGCCCGCCAGGGAAGCGGAAGGCCCGCAGGAGCGCAGCGGCAAGGTCCGGGCCGGGTCCATCCTGGCCCTGTAA